TCGCGACCAGGGGCACAGGACTCCGCCTTCGCACCTGCGCGCGGTGCCTGCTCTCGGCGCCGATACTCGCGAAGTGCTGCGCGAAGCAGGTCTTTCGGACACCGAAATCGACGCGCTCGGCCGTTCGTAACGACATCGATCACGACCGGTCCCTGGGAATAGCGCTGCGCGCCTCGGGAAAAGCGCCGCGTCCTCGGGAATCGTGCTGCGTGCCGCGGGAACAGCGCTGCGCGCGCCGGTGATGGCGCTGCGCGCCTCGGCGCGCTAACCTTGCGGTGGATGTGGTGGTGGTGGAGCAGGGGGCGGCCCGGGGCCGCGTCTTTCGCGAGCGCGCGTCGCTGCGTGCCTGTTCTTTTATTTCTCGTCGCGTCGTGTTCCGCGACGCAGCCACCGGCGCGCATCGACGACGCCTGCTCGATCTTTCGCGAGAAGAAGGAATGGTACGTCGAAGCGGAGCGCGCGCGCGAACGCTGGGGAGTACCGATCCCGATCCAGCTCGCGTTCATCCGCCAGGAGTCTTCGTTCGACGGTGACGCGCGTCCTGCGCGGCATTTCTTTCTCGGCTTCATTCCGGGTTCGCGTCCATCCAACGCGCGCGGCTATGCGCAGGCGCTGCAATCGACGTGGGACGAGTATCGCCGCGCCACGGGCAGCCACGGCGCCGACCGCGACGAATTCGGCGACGCGGTCGACTTCATCGGGTGGTACAACGCGCGCAGCGCCGAGGTCTGCGGAATTCCCAAGGACGACGCATACCGCCTCTACCTCGCGTATCACGAAGGACCGATCGGCTATCAGCGCGGGACCCACCGCGACAAGGCGTGGCTGCTCGTCACCGCGCGGCGAGTGGCCGGACGCGCGGCGCGCTACCAGACCCAGCTCACCAACTGCGAAGACGAGCTGAAGCCGAAGAAGCGCGGCTGGCTGTTCTGACGAATCCGGGACCGCCACGCACGTTCGTGTGATCCCTTTCGGAAAGCGGCACTCGGCGCGGGGACACACGCACCTGTGCCGGATTTTTGCTCCCGTTTCCGTCGCGGGCCGTGGCTGCCTATACTCGCGCCGCTGAGACGACGCCGCGGCGCTCCCCTTCCGGTGGTGCCGCTTTTCTCGCGAGTCGAGCTGGAAATCTATGGCACCATCTTTGGTCCAGACCATCCAGAACCAGGTCGTTACGTTTCTGATCGGCATGCCCGATGCCGTCGTCACGGTGCTGGCGGGGCGTCCCGAAGTGCGCGACGGACAGACTCTCGACCCCCAGCTCCAGCTTCTGCTGCGGTTGATGGCTGCCGCCGGATTGCCGCGGCTGGAAACGATGAGCGCGCCGGATGCGCGGCAACTGTTCCGCGATTCGGCAAGGCTGCTGGCTTGCGAAGCGGCGCCGCTCGCGCGGGTGTTCGACCGCTCGCTGCCCGGACCTCACGGCGACATTCCGGTGCGCGTTTACGTGCCGACTTCCGGCACGTCGCCGCAACCGGTGCTCCTCTACTACCATGGCGGGGGATGGACGATCGGCGACCTCGACACGCACGACAGCGTTGCACGGTCGTTCGCCGCCTTGTCCGACTGCATCGTCGTGTCCGTCGACTATCGTCTCGGGCCCGAGCATCGCCTTCCGGCGGCCTTCGACGATGCGCTGGCGGCGTTCACGTGGGTGGCCACCCATGCAGCCGAGATCGGCGGTGATCCGACGCGGCTTGCGGTCGGCGGCGACAGTGCCGGAGGCAACCTTGCAGCTGCCGTTTCGCAGTACACGGTCGCGAGCGGAACGCGCGCACCGGACTTCCAGCTGTTGATCTATCCCGTCACCGATCTCGGCGCGGAGACCGAGTCCTACGAAACCTTCGCCGAGGGTTTCTACCTGACGCGCGGCGCGATGCGCTGGTTCCGCGCGAACTATCTCGGTGAGGCGGGCACGGGCAAGGACTGGCGCTGCTCGCCGCTGCGGGCCGAGAGCGTGGCGGGGCTGCCGCCGACGTTCCTGATGACGGCCGGTTTCGACGTGCTGCGCGACGAAGGCAAAGCCTACGCGGCCAGGCTGATGGAAGCGGGAGTCGACGTCGACTACCGCAACTACGAAAGCCTGATCCACGGCTTCATCTCGATGACCGGTGTCGTGCGCGAGGCGCGTCGTGCCTTCGACGATGCGGCTGCGGCGCTTCGCACCGGCCTCGGCGTGGACCACTGATCGATGACGGATCTCGAAGGGTTTCGCGCCGACGCGCGCTCCTGGCTCGCGCGCAGCTGCCCCGCTTCGCTCCTCGGTCGTGCGACGACTCCGTTCGACGGCTGCTGGGGCGGGCGGCACTACGCGTGGACGCCCGACGAGAAGCTGTGGCTGGAGCGCATGCTCGAGCGCGGCTGGACCGCGCCGTCGTGGCCGGTCGAGTATGGCGGCGCCGGTCTCGATGACGATCATGCGCGCATCATCCGCCACGAGATGGCCGCCGCGAGGATTCCGCCTCCACTGGTCGGCTTCGGGCTGACGATGATCGGGCCGGCGCTGCTCGCGTTCGGAAGCGAGCAGCAGAAGCGCGAGCACCTTGCGCCGATCACGTCGGGACGCGTCCGCTGGTGCCAGGGTTACAGCGAGCCGGGCGCCGGCAGCGATCTTGCCGGTCTTCGCACCGCGGCGGTGCGCGACGGCGATGAGTTCGTCGTCAACGGGCAGAAATGCTGGACCTCGCACGCCGACGAGTCCGACTGGATGTTCCTGCTGGCACGCACCGATCCGGGCGCGAAGAAACAGGCGGGAATCAGCTTCTTCCTGTTCGATCTTGCGACGCCGGGAGTCACCATCCGGCCTACGATGCTGATCAGCGGGAAGTCGCCGTTCTGCGAAACCTTTCTCGACGGCGTGCGCGTCGCGTCGCGAAACCTCGTCGGCGGGCTGAACAACGGATGGACCGTCGGCAAGGCGGTGCTCGAATTCGAGCGGTCCACGCATGGCGAAGTGTTCAGCACGGCGGGTGACGGCGAGCCCGCACTGGTGGCGGCGGCGCGGCGCCACGTCGGCATGAGCGAGGGACGCATCGGCTCGGCCGCCGTGCGCAGCGATGTCGCACAGAGCGAGATGGATCGTCGCTGTTTCGAGCTGCTCATCCAGCGCTACCGCGACGAAAGAAAGCCGGGCGACAAGCCCGGTGCGGAAAGCTCGCTGCTCAAGTGGTACGCCTCCGAATTCAACATGCGCCGCAACCACCTGATGACGGCGATCGCGGGGCCCGAAGCGCTGGGCTGGGACGGCGACAGCTTCGATGCCGCGGAGCTCGAGAAGACGCGCGACTGGCTGCGCTCGCGCGGCAACTCGATCGAAGGCGGCACCAGCGAGATCCAGCTAGGCGTCATCGCCAAGCGAATGCTCGCGTTGCCGGACTGAAGCTATGCCACAGTCGTAATGGGGTCAGGCACCAGAGGAATGGGGTCAGGCACCAGGGGAATGGGGTCAGGCACCAGGGGAATGGTGCCTGACCCCAGCTAGATCCGCTTCAGCGTTGCCAGCGCCTCGTCGATGTGGCGCGTGGCCTGCATCTGGGAATCGAAGACGTGCTGCACGACTCCGGCCTTGTCGATGACGTACGTCACGCGGCCCGGCAGGATCCACAGCGTGGCCGGCACGCCGTAAGCCTTGCGCAGCGCATTGCCTTCGTCGGCGAGCAGCGTGAACGGCAGACGATGGTGCTCGGCGAACGACTTGTGCTTGGCGACCGAGTCCCCGCTGACCCCGATCACCTCGGCGCCGGCCGAGACGAAATCCTCGTACGAATCGCGAAAACTGCACGCTTCCTTCGTGCAGCCCGGTGTCTCGTCCTTCGGGTAGAAGTACAGCACGACGGCCTTTTTCCCGCGGAATTCGCCAAGCGAGACCGGCTTGCCGTTCTGGTCGCGCAGGTTGAACTCGGGCGCCTTGTCTCCGACAGCGATGCTCATGGGTATTCTCCGAGGCGGGATCAGGCCTTGGTGGCGCTGCCCCAGTAAGTGTAGGTCAGTGGTCGCGGACCCGGCAGGTACATCGTGTCGAGGTCGCGAAGGGCGAGGCCCGCCCGCTCGAGCATTTCGGGGACGTTGCGGTTGACGTTGCAGCCGCCGGAGATCTTTCCCCAGACACCGTTGATGCGGTCCTGCCATTTGCGCACGGTCGGATCCGGAGCCGCACCGTGCTCGCTGAAGTACATCGACGCCCCCGGCTTCATCACGCGTCGCATCTCGAGCAGCGCCGAGTGGACGTCGGGGATCGTGCACATCGTGTAGGTGATCACGATGTTGTCGACGCTGTCGTCGGCAAGCGGAATCGTCTCGCTCGACAGCGACAGCCAGTCGACCTCGATGCCGGCCTCGTCCGCGCGGCGCCTGGCCATGACCTGCAATTCCGGCGAAGGGTCCAGGCCCAGCACTTTCTCGACCTTG
This genomic window from Candidatus Binatia bacterium contains:
- a CDS encoding alpha/beta hydrolase → MAPSLVQTIQNQVVTFLIGMPDAVVTVLAGRPEVRDGQTLDPQLQLLLRLMAAAGLPRLETMSAPDARQLFRDSARLLACEAAPLARVFDRSLPGPHGDIPVRVYVPTSGTSPQPVLLYYHGGGWTIGDLDTHDSVARSFAALSDCIVVSVDYRLGPEHRLPAAFDDALAAFTWVATHAAEIGGDPTRLAVGGDSAGGNLAAAVSQYTVASGTRAPDFQLLIYPVTDLGAETESYETFAEGFYLTRGAMRWFRANYLGEAGTGKDWRCSPLRAESVAGLPPTFLMTAGFDVLRDEGKAYAARLMEAGVDVDYRNYESLIHGFISMTGVVREARRAFDDAAAALRTGLGVDH
- a CDS encoding acyl-CoA dehydrogenase family protein, translated to MTDLEGFRADARSWLARSCPASLLGRATTPFDGCWGGRHYAWTPDEKLWLERMLERGWTAPSWPVEYGGAGLDDDHARIIRHEMAAARIPPPLVGFGLTMIGPALLAFGSEQQKREHLAPITSGRVRWCQGYSEPGAGSDLAGLRTAAVRDGDEFVVNGQKCWTSHADESDWMFLLARTDPGAKKQAGISFFLFDLATPGVTIRPTMLISGKSPFCETFLDGVRVASRNLVGGLNNGWTVGKAVLEFERSTHGEVFSTAGDGEPALVAAARRHVGMSEGRIGSAAVRSDVAQSEMDRRCFELLIQRYRDERKPGDKPGAESSLLKWYASEFNMRRNHLMTAIAGPEALGWDGDSFDAAELEKTRDWLRSRGNSIEGGTSEIQLGVIAKRMLALPD
- a CDS encoding peroxiredoxin encodes the protein MSIAVGDKAPEFNLRDQNGKPVSLGEFRGKKAVVLYFYPKDETPGCTKEACSFRDSYEDFVSAGAEVIGVSGDSVAKHKSFAEHHRLPFTLLADEGNALRKAYGVPATLWILPGRVTYVIDKAGVVQHVFDSQMQATRHIDEALATLKRI
- a CDS encoding class I SAM-dependent methyltransferase, coding for MGLYDRYVLPRLLDFAMRQRPIMRQRAKVVPLASGRVLEIGIGSGLNLSFYDKTKVEKVLGLDPSPELQVMARRRADEAGIEVDWLSLSSETIPLADDSVDNIVITYTMCTIPDVHSALLEMRRVMKPGASMYFSEHGAAPDPTVRKWQDRINGVWGKISGGCNVNRNVPEMLERAGLALRDLDTMYLPGPRPLTYTYWGSATKA